In Micromonospora sp. NBC_01813, the following are encoded in one genomic region:
- a CDS encoding PH domain-containing protein: MPGQPYPPPVPPEEPRQRLHPLSPMLKGSRALVVIIAGLSWQTLGRVGFGRFALLVLLCMLGYLVIAVVSWYNTGYHVVGRELRIHEGLLWRRTRAIPLERLQAVEVVRPLLAQLTGLAELRLEVVGGSQTEAPLAYLTVADAAALRARLLALADRAGTAGSGAPQPSPDGTPASLPDPSAPPPGKLLHTVVNRDLLISQLLTPQTMFLPFALAFVITQFAMDISWSFIAVASTLTATAGVLLQPIRRVLSDWNFRLAHDEVGLRVRHGLTETRSQTVPLHRVQAVGVTWPLLWRGKKWLRMRLHVAGYSAAETQNGSQSDQLLPVGDLPTANRILDDVLPGIAIDALPMTPPPRRARWLNPLVLPKLGAGLADEVFSVRSGLLTRQLLVVPYARMQSVRVLQGPLQRLLGLATVYADTAGGPSAYAKDRDLAEAWWLAAELSDRARTARSAGAATTAPTTDGPRVEAN, translated from the coding sequence ATGCCCGGGCAGCCCTACCCGCCGCCGGTGCCACCCGAGGAACCACGGCAGCGGCTGCACCCGCTGAGCCCGATGCTCAAGGGCAGCCGGGCCCTCGTGGTGATTATCGCCGGGCTGTCCTGGCAGACGCTCGGCCGGGTGGGCTTCGGCCGCTTCGCCTTGCTGGTGCTGCTCTGCATGCTCGGCTACCTGGTGATAGCGGTGGTGAGCTGGTACAACACCGGCTACCACGTGGTCGGCCGGGAGTTGCGCATCCACGAAGGGCTGCTGTGGCGGCGGACCCGCGCCATCCCGCTGGAGCGGCTGCAGGCCGTCGAGGTGGTCCGGCCGCTGCTCGCCCAACTGACCGGTCTGGCCGAGCTGCGGCTGGAGGTGGTCGGCGGCAGCCAGACCGAGGCGCCTCTGGCGTACCTCACCGTCGCCGACGCCGCCGCGTTGCGGGCCCGGCTGCTCGCGCTGGCCGACCGCGCCGGCACCGCCGGCTCCGGCGCACCACAGCCCTCCCCCGACGGTACGCCGGCCAGCCTGCCCGACCCGTCGGCTCCCCCGCCCGGCAAGCTGCTGCACACCGTGGTCAACCGGGATCTGCTGATCAGTCAGTTGCTGACCCCGCAGACGATGTTCCTGCCGTTCGCCCTCGCCTTCGTGATCACCCAGTTCGCGATGGACATCTCCTGGTCGTTCATCGCGGTCGCCAGCACCCTCACCGCCACCGCCGGAGTGCTGCTGCAGCCGATCCGGCGGGTACTCAGCGACTGGAACTTCCGGTTGGCCCACGACGAGGTCGGCCTCCGGGTGCGGCACGGACTGACCGAAACCCGGTCGCAGACCGTGCCGCTGCACCGGGTACAGGCGGTCGGGGTGACCTGGCCGCTGCTGTGGCGGGGCAAGAAGTGGCTGCGGATGCGGCTGCACGTCGCCGGCTACTCCGCCGCGGAGACACAGAACGGCTCCCAGTCCGACCAGTTGCTGCCGGTCGGCGACCTGCCCACCGCGAACCGCATCCTCGACGACGTGCTGCCCGGCATCGCCATCGACGCACTGCCGATGACCCCGCCGCCGCGCCGCGCCCGCTGGCTCAACCCGCTGGTGCTGCCGAAACTCGGCGCCGGGCTCGCCGACGAGGTTTTCAGTGTCCGCAGCGGCCTGCTGACCCGCCAATTGCTGGTCGTGCCGTACGCGCGGATGCAGAGCGTACGGGTGCTGCAGGGGCCGCTGCAGCGGCTACTCGGCCTGGCCACGGTCTACGCCGACACCGCCGGTGGGCCGAGCGCCTACGCCAAGGACCGGGATCTGGCCGAAGCGTGGTGGCTCGCGGCCGAGCTCAGCGACCGCGCCCGCACCGCCCGCTCGGCCGGTGCCGCCACCACCGCGCCGACCACCGACGGCCCGCGAGTGGAGGCTAACTGA
- a CDS encoding PH domain-containing protein: MSEQSTAPAAPISPLEPWPDTVQWQPVSRDLVWVELIRLAIGMSFLLIGLGAGWAITGFWFVGVGFAAAVLLTVLRVVATVRAVYAWGYAERDDDLLVRHGLLVRRLSIVPYARMQFVDVSAGPLERAFDLATVQLHTAAAASDARVPGLRPAEASRLRDRLTALGEVRAEGL, translated from the coding sequence GTGAGCGAACAGTCCACCGCACCGGCAGCCCCGATCAGCCCGTTGGAGCCATGGCCGGACACGGTGCAGTGGCAGCCAGTTTCCCGTGACCTGGTCTGGGTGGAGTTGATCCGGCTGGCCATCGGGATGAGTTTCCTGTTGATCGGGCTCGGCGCCGGCTGGGCGATCACCGGATTCTGGTTCGTCGGGGTCGGCTTCGCCGCGGCGGTGCTGCTCACCGTGCTGCGGGTGGTGGCGACCGTCCGGGCCGTGTACGCCTGGGGGTACGCCGAACGCGACGACGATCTGCTGGTCCGTCATGGCCTGCTGGTCCGCCGGCTGTCGATCGTGCCGTACGCCCGAATGCAGTTCGTCGACGTCTCGGCCGGCCCGCTGGAGCGGGCCTTCGATCTGGCCACGGTGCAGTTGCACACCGCCGCCGCGGCCAGCGACGCCCGGGTTCCGGGCCTGCGGCCGGCGGAGGCGTCGCGGCTACGGGACCGGCTCACCGCCCTCGGCGAGGTCCGGGCGGAGGGGCTGTGA
- a CDS encoding AAA family ATPase, with protein MAQPTTPESSTPTDPPPQADTSPAPAAAPAASTASSPAADATLLERAMFEVKRVIVGQDRMVERMFVALLARGHCLLEGVPGVAKTLAVETLATVVGGSFARVQFTPDLVPADLVGTRIYRQSSEKFDIELGPVFVNFLLTDEINRAPAKVQSALLEVMSERQVSLGGQTHRVPEPFLVMATQNPIEQEGVYPLPEAQRDRFLMKIVVGYPTDAEEREIVYRMGVDAPQPNVIFEPSDLIDLQRKADKVFVHNALVDYTVRLVLATRAPAEHGMPDVAQLIQYGASPRASLGIVRATRALAMLRGRDYALPQDVQDIAPDILRHRLVLSYDALADDVPADHVVGRIMSTVPLPTVAPRQNATPPPGQPAVGQFGAAPGAPGAPGAGQWPGQLP; from the coding sequence GTGGCCCAGCCGACCACGCCCGAATCTTCGACACCGACCGACCCCCCGCCGCAGGCGGACACGTCCCCTGCCCCGGCAGCGGCCCCGGCCGCGTCCACCGCCAGCTCCCCGGCCGCGGACGCGACGCTGCTCGAACGGGCGATGTTCGAGGTGAAGCGGGTCATCGTTGGTCAGGACCGGATGGTCGAGCGGATGTTCGTCGCTCTGCTCGCGCGCGGGCACTGCCTGCTCGAAGGCGTGCCCGGGGTGGCGAAGACCCTGGCCGTGGAGACCCTCGCGACCGTGGTCGGCGGCTCCTTCGCCCGGGTCCAGTTCACCCCGGACCTGGTCCCCGCCGACCTGGTCGGCACCCGGATCTACCGGCAGTCCAGCGAGAAGTTCGACATCGAACTCGGGCCGGTCTTCGTGAACTTCCTGCTCACCGACGAGATCAACCGGGCACCCGCCAAGGTCCAGTCGGCGCTGCTCGAGGTGATGAGCGAACGGCAGGTCTCCCTCGGCGGGCAGACCCACCGGGTGCCCGAGCCGTTCCTGGTGATGGCCACCCAGAATCCGATCGAGCAGGAAGGCGTCTATCCGCTGCCGGAGGCACAACGCGACCGTTTCCTGATGAAGATCGTCGTGGGCTATCCGACCGACGCCGAGGAACGCGAGATCGTCTACCGGATGGGCGTCGACGCGCCGCAGCCGAACGTCATCTTCGAGCCGAGCGATCTGATCGACCTGCAACGCAAGGCGGACAAGGTCTTCGTGCACAACGCGCTCGTCGACTACACGGTGCGGTTGGTGCTGGCGACCCGCGCGCCCGCCGAGCACGGCATGCCGGACGTGGCCCAACTCATCCAGTACGGGGCCAGCCCCCGCGCCTCGCTGGGGATCGTGCGGGCCACCCGCGCACTGGCGATGCTGCGTGGCCGCGACTACGCGCTGCCGCAGGACGTGCAGGACATCGCCCCGGACATTCTGCGGCACCGGCTGGTGCTCAGCTACGACGCGCTGGCCGACGACGTGCCGGCCGATCACGTCGTCGGTCGGATCATGTCGACGGTGCCGTTGCCGACCGTCGCGCCCCGGCAGAACGCGACCCCGCCGCCCGGCCAGCCCGCCGTCGGCCAGTTCGGCGCCGCGCCGGGTGCTCCGGGAGCACCCGGCGCCGGTCAGTGGCCCGGGCAGTTGCCGTGA
- a CDS encoding DUF58 domain-containing protein gives MARAVAVTAPPPVPSAGRAEAVLSRLYLTVTRKLDGLLQGDYVGLLPGPGSEAGESTEYRPGDDVRRMDWPVTARTTVPHVRRTVADRELETWLAVDLSASLDFGTARCLKRELAVCAAAAMIHLTARGGNRVGAVIGTGDPTSGGSTQRLPARTGRKEAHGLLRAIARTPSKPGHSDLGALVDMLNRPPRRRGVAVVISDFLAPPQQWGRPIRKLAVRHDVLAVEVLDPVELALPDAGVLALTDPETGTLHEVQTADPRLRRRYAEAAAAQRSAIAQTLRGAGAAHLRLRTDSDWLLDIVRFVAGQRHARTRGSARPAPAPRPESEVR, from the coding sequence GTGGCCCGGGCAGTTGCCGTGACCGCACCGCCCCCGGTGCCCAGCGCCGGCCGGGCGGAGGCCGTCCTCTCCCGGCTGTATCTGACCGTCACCCGCAAGCTCGACGGTCTGCTGCAAGGTGACTACGTCGGGCTGCTGCCCGGGCCGGGCAGCGAGGCCGGCGAGTCCACCGAGTACCGCCCGGGTGACGACGTACGCCGGATGGACTGGCCGGTGACCGCCCGGACCACCGTGCCGCACGTCCGCCGTACGGTCGCCGACCGGGAGTTGGAGACCTGGCTCGCGGTCGACCTGTCCGCGAGCCTCGACTTCGGTACCGCCCGCTGTCTGAAGCGGGAGCTGGCGGTCTGCGCGGCGGCGGCGATGATCCACCTGACCGCCCGGGGCGGCAACCGGGTCGGCGCGGTGATCGGCACCGGCGACCCGACGTCGGGCGGGTCGACGCAGCGACTGCCGGCCCGCACCGGCCGCAAGGAAGCCCACGGCCTGCTGCGCGCGATCGCCCGTACCCCGTCGAAGCCGGGCCACAGCGATCTCGGCGCCCTGGTCGACATGCTGAACCGTCCGCCGCGTCGCCGTGGGGTGGCGGTGGTGATCTCCGACTTCCTCGCCCCGCCGCAGCAGTGGGGTCGGCCGATCCGCAAACTGGCGGTGCGCCACGACGTGCTCGCCGTGGAGGTGCTCGACCCGGTCGAGTTGGCGCTGCCCGACGCCGGCGTGCTCGCCCTGACCGATCCCGAGACCGGCACGCTGCACGAGGTGCAGACCGCCGATCCGCGACTGCGTCGCCGGTACGCCGAGGCCGCCGCCGCCCAACGCTCCGCGATCGCGCAGACCCTGCGTGGTGCCGGGGCGGCCCATCTGCGGCTGCGTACCGATTCGGACTGGTTGCTGGACATCGTCCGGTTCGTCGCCGGGCAGCGGCACGCCCGTACCCGTGGCAGCGCCCGCCCGGCTCCCGCCCCGCGCCCGGAAAGCGAAGTTCGATGA
- a CDS encoding VWA domain-containing protein codes for MIRFLQPWWLLALLPVLAVTGLYVWRQFRRKAYAVRFTNVDLLRTLAPRGLGWRRHLAAGAFLLSLLVLASALARPSIDAEESLERATVMLAIDVSLSMEANDVAPSRIEAAQQAAKEFVAELPEGYNIGLVAFAKSANVLVAPTKDRPAVTQAIDGLALAEATATGEAVFTSLEAIRMVPTDGAEGPPPARIVLLSDGYRTSGRSVEEAAAAAAAANVPVSTIAFGTDDGQVQIGGQVQRVPVDRFALAELAEATNGYYYEAATVSELNQVYEDMGSSIGQRTVPREITQWYAAVALLLALGAAVLSLLWTSRLP; via the coding sequence ATGATCCGTTTCCTGCAGCCCTGGTGGCTGCTCGCTCTGCTGCCGGTGCTCGCCGTCACCGGGCTGTACGTGTGGCGCCAGTTCCGCCGCAAGGCGTACGCGGTGCGGTTCACCAACGTGGACCTGCTGCGTACGCTCGCACCTCGTGGTCTGGGCTGGCGGCGGCACCTCGCGGCCGGCGCGTTCCTGCTGAGCCTGCTGGTGCTGGCGTCGGCGCTGGCCCGGCCGTCGATCGACGCCGAGGAGTCGCTGGAGCGGGCCACCGTGATGCTCGCCATCGACGTGTCGTTGTCGATGGAAGCCAACGACGTGGCACCGAGCCGGATCGAGGCCGCCCAGCAGGCGGCGAAGGAGTTCGTGGCGGAGCTGCCGGAGGGCTACAACATCGGGCTGGTCGCGTTCGCCAAGTCGGCGAACGTGCTGGTCGCCCCGACCAAGGACCGGCCGGCGGTGACCCAGGCGATCGACGGGCTCGCGCTGGCCGAGGCGACCGCCACCGGCGAAGCGGTCTTCACCTCGTTGGAGGCGATCCGGATGGTTCCCACCGACGGCGCTGAAGGGCCGCCGCCAGCCCGGATCGTGCTGCTTTCCGACGGCTACCGCACCTCGGGCCGATCGGTCGAGGAGGCGGCCGCCGCCGCGGCGGCGGCGAACGTGCCGGTGTCGACGATCGCCTTCGGCACCGACGACGGCCAGGTGCAGATCGGCGGCCAGGTGCAGCGGGTGCCGGTGGACCGGTTCGCCCTCGCGGAGCTCGCCGAGGCGACCAACGGCTACTACTACGAGGCGGCCACGGTCAGCGAGCTCAATCAGGTGTACGAGGACATGGGCTCGTCCATCGGCCAGCGCACCGTGCCACGGGAGATCACCCAGTGGTACGCGGCGGTGGCGCTGCTGCTGGCGCTGGGTGCCGCCGTACTGAGTCTGCTGTGGACCTCACGCCTGCCGTGA
- a CDS encoding acyltransferase family protein codes for MTGAQPMAVTRTPRDPVIDLIRALAIAGVVGGHWWVTALILDDDGVLAAASPLVDLPWLSPLTWLAQTLGLLFFAAGFAAARTTRPTGTGRSDGTGGTGRSWRSGLRSLGGPLSGLAGCLALALLVGYLVGAPTGTLVTVAKLTISPLWFLVVLLILQAVGGPLRRAIRQSPEQAFVIVTPVVMAAVTMVTAADAGHLPPVLAVLAAWLLPFLAGMVMAEYGPPPARWAVGATVGGVALLLALTASGGYPASAVGVPGQVQSNLNPPSLATLALVTAQIGAAALAIRWLRGRIDTTARWWAPIAGINRHALGIYLWHQPVLIGLTFVALWIAGGTAVAGVHTRPDDAGWLADRAVYLPLLAIGLAAMLRIVPTRRPGCTLLPGSTAGRPTEVIAVRDSDPPSRRRAAGRPH; via the coding sequence ATGACCGGGGCGCAGCCGATGGCGGTCACCAGGACACCGCGTGACCCGGTCATCGACCTGATCCGCGCGCTCGCCATCGCCGGAGTCGTCGGCGGGCACTGGTGGGTGACCGCGCTGATCCTCGACGACGACGGCGTGCTGGCCGCGGCCAGCCCACTGGTCGACCTGCCCTGGCTGAGTCCGCTGACCTGGCTGGCGCAGACTCTCGGCCTGCTGTTCTTCGCGGCCGGGTTCGCCGCCGCGCGGACCACCCGGCCAACCGGGACCGGCCGCTCCGACGGGACCGGCGGGACCGGCCGCTCCTGGCGTAGCGGGCTCCGGTCGCTCGGCGGGCCGCTGTCGGGGCTGGCCGGCTGCCTGGCGCTGGCGCTACTCGTCGGCTATCTCGTCGGCGCGCCAACCGGCACCCTGGTGACCGTCGCGAAGCTCACGATCAGTCCGTTGTGGTTTCTGGTCGTGCTGCTGATCCTGCAGGCGGTCGGCGGCCCGCTGCGCCGCGCCATCCGGCAGAGCCCGGAGCAGGCGTTCGTGATCGTCACGCCGGTAGTCATGGCGGCGGTCACCATGGTCACCGCCGCCGACGCCGGCCACCTGCCGCCGGTGCTCGCCGTACTCGCCGCCTGGCTGTTGCCCTTCCTCGCCGGCATGGTGATGGCCGAGTACGGTCCACCGCCGGCCCGGTGGGCGGTGGGGGCGACCGTCGGCGGCGTGGCGCTGCTGCTCGCCCTGACCGCCAGCGGCGGGTACCCGGCCAGCGCGGTCGGCGTACCGGGGCAGGTCCAGTCGAACCTGAACCCGCCGTCGCTGGCGACCCTGGCGTTGGTGACGGCGCAGATCGGAGCCGCCGCGTTGGCGATCAGGTGGCTACGCGGTCGGATCGACACCACCGCCCGGTGGTGGGCACCGATCGCCGGGATCAATCGGCACGCGTTGGGCATCTACCTGTGGCACCAGCCGGTACTGATCGGGCTGACGTTCGTGGCGCTGTGGATCGCCGGCGGCACCGCGGTCGCCGGGGTGCACACCCGGCCCGACGATGCCGGATGGCTGGCCGACCGCGCCGTCTACCTGCCGCTTCTCGCCATCGGTCTCGCCGCGATGCTGCGGATTGTGCCGACCCGCCGGCCCGGGTGTACGCTCTTGCCCGGTTCAACGGCCGGACGACCTACGGAGGTGATCGCTGTGCGAGATAGCGATCCTCCCAGTCGCCGCCGGGCCGCCGGCCGACCACACTGA
- a CDS encoding alpha/beta hydrolase, whose product MRIRLIALAALCGAALATAPDGHGDLLPATAGRQFLAFDTAGDGTAVEVVGHLPTARRITVLVPGTDNTLATFDRGLGGFTHRAPAVQARVLYGAAHRREPRTAVVAWLGYDPPEGFGPAALRWDRAEAGAAELVRFVAEVCRRQPEATVVVVGHSYGALVTGRAAPELADCVTDLVALGAPGMGASHVDGLGTGARVWSATADGDWIRWVPQVRLAGFGHGTSPAAPSFGARPLPAERVDGHDGYLRPGSDTLGALADLVAADPDRSDTAAVAALSAVAAVAR is encoded by the coding sequence ATGCGTATCCGCCTGATCGCCCTCGCCGCGTTGTGCGGTGCCGCACTCGCCACCGCCCCGGACGGCCACGGCGACCTGCTGCCGGCCACCGCCGGACGGCAGTTCCTGGCCTTCGACACCGCCGGTGACGGCACCGCCGTCGAGGTGGTCGGCCACCTGCCGACCGCCCGCCGGATCACGGTCCTGGTGCCGGGGACGGACAACACCCTGGCCACCTTCGACCGCGGCCTCGGCGGATTCACCCACCGTGCCCCGGCGGTGCAGGCCCGGGTGCTGTACGGGGCGGCACACCGCCGTGAGCCGCGTACCGCGGTCGTCGCCTGGCTCGGCTACGACCCGCCGGAAGGTTTCGGGCCGGCGGCGCTGCGGTGGGACCGGGCCGAGGCCGGCGCAGCCGAGCTGGTCCGGTTCGTCGCCGAGGTGTGCCGGCGGCAGCCGGAGGCCACCGTCGTGGTCGTCGGGCACAGCTACGGCGCGCTCGTCACCGGGCGGGCGGCTCCGGAGCTGGCCGACTGCGTCACCGATCTGGTCGCGCTCGGCGCCCCCGGCATGGGCGCGTCGCACGTCGACGGGCTGGGCACCGGCGCCCGGGTCTGGAGCGCCACCGCCGACGGCGACTGGATCAGGTGGGTCCCGCAGGTACGGCTGGCCGGATTCGGCCACGGAACGTCCCCGGCGGCCCCGTCCTTCGGCGCCCGGCCGCTGCCGGCCGAGCGGGTCGACGGCCACGACGGGTATCTGCGGCCCGGCAGCGACACCCTCGGCGCCCTCGCCGACCTGGTCGCGGCCGACCCGGACCGGTCCGACACCGCCGCCGTGGCGGCGCTGTCGGCCGTGGCGGCGGTGGCCCGATGA
- a CDS encoding response regulator transcription factor, with protein MIKVLIADDQAMVRQGFGALLGAQPDLLVVGDAANGADAVSAARRLDPDVVLMDIRMPVLDGIAATRQLLAGRSRDEPPRVLILTTFDLDDYVYEALRAGASGFLLKDAPAADLINAVRVVAAGEGLLSPSVTRRLIAEFATRPGQQRPRPVSLTSLTVRETEVLRLIARGRSNGEIAADLIVAEQTVKTHVGRILGKLGLRDRAQAVVVAYESGLVAAGE; from the coding sequence ATGATCAAAGTGTTGATCGCCGACGACCAGGCGATGGTCCGGCAGGGCTTCGGTGCCCTGCTCGGTGCCCAACCGGACCTGCTGGTCGTCGGCGACGCCGCCAACGGCGCCGACGCGGTCAGCGCCGCCCGTCGGCTCGACCCCGACGTGGTGTTGATGGACATCCGGATGCCGGTGCTCGACGGTATCGCCGCCACCCGGCAGTTGCTCGCCGGGAGGTCCCGCGACGAACCGCCCCGGGTGCTCATCCTCACCACCTTCGACCTCGACGACTACGTCTACGAGGCGCTAAGGGCCGGGGCCAGCGGGTTCCTGCTCAAGGACGCGCCGGCCGCCGACCTGATCAACGCGGTACGGGTGGTGGCCGCCGGGGAGGGTCTGCTCTCGCCGTCGGTGACCCGGCGGCTGATCGCCGAGTTCGCCACCCGGCCCGGGCAGCAGCGTCCCCGGCCGGTGTCGCTGACCTCGCTGACCGTCCGGGAGACCGAGGTGCTGCGGCTGATCGCCCGGGGCCGGTCCAACGGCGAGATCGCCGCCGACCTGATCGTCGCCGAGCAGACGGTCAAGACCCACGTCGGACGGATCCTCGGCAAACTGGGGCTACGCGACCGGGCCCAGGCGGTCGTCGTCGCGTACGAGTCGGGTCTGGTCGCCGCCGGCGAATAG